The proteins below are encoded in one region of Planctomycetia bacterium:
- a CDS encoding alpha/beta hydrolase, with amino-acid sequence MKRPCLRSQFGQLLLALFLVAGAASAQEAPPPSLPPPPTEDWAKTYLADDPLAGDEQVTLEELRTALADEGRRDTVIPRHFARATLSDDERREFLFAAFTDSSMIVRRQAAAQLKLRNWLGDATSSVLLRLADANDRESKFAAIVALQNVSIAPEQVSDAYWNALLEALASTDASVRAAAESQFTRWGAAAVPFLMDAVESAEPKLRKPAAAMLSVLLRPSFLDQKGGGGGKPLAPETTEQPPAEIVEPTAVVPTKARKGGSTEPQAVRDRDEARPKDVRVYFGTNRQLVNETPDPQPRLYGMPFLLLAAATAIYWRLRTRKPEAPPRSRWATSLIVLAMSGVALGSVTAWNDALRTHFSEHVGADFGPLRNQEGKIYYGYCDVSIPPTHSVGVVEQPLLGPDDEDRHVLLRRTERLEDEAFFQSVRKVLDGLPRDRRDCFVFVHGYNSSFDQAARRTAQIHYDLKFPGAPLFYSWPSRGALRHYFGDRNEIQYSYRYVKQFLLELSEKLDADRIHIIAHSMGTDAVGRAIAEMGDRGRVFDQIVLAAPDIDADVFREQIAPAMAAHSQRTTLYCSNTDWALVASNTFNDAWRAGDSSGGILVVPGADTVDASGIDTTLLGHSYYGDCLPLLKDMRILFEKNLPPAERELEPVKLSGPSAYWIFKHLFGPKTNDAHTSP; translated from the coding sequence GTGAAACGACCGTGTTTGAGATCGCAGTTCGGCCAATTGCTCTTGGCACTGTTCCTGGTCGCCGGTGCAGCGTCTGCGCAGGAGGCGCCGCCGCCCTCGTTGCCGCCGCCTCCGACGGAGGACTGGGCCAAGACCTATTTGGCCGACGATCCGCTGGCCGGTGACGAGCAAGTCACGCTGGAAGAATTGCGCACCGCGCTGGCCGACGAAGGGCGCCGCGATACGGTCATCCCGCGCCATTTCGCGCGGGCGACTTTATCCGATGACGAACGCCGCGAGTTTCTGTTCGCGGCGTTTACGGATTCCTCGATGATCGTCCGCCGCCAGGCGGCGGCGCAGTTGAAATTGCGAAATTGGCTGGGCGACGCGACAAGCTCGGTGCTGTTGCGATTGGCGGACGCGAATGATCGTGAATCCAAATTCGCGGCCATCGTGGCGCTGCAAAACGTGAGTATTGCGCCTGAACAAGTATCGGACGCATATTGGAACGCCCTGCTGGAAGCGCTGGCCTCGACCGACGCGTCGGTCCGCGCTGCCGCCGAGTCTCAATTCACGCGCTGGGGCGCCGCGGCGGTGCCGTTTTTGATGGACGCCGTCGAATCTGCCGAGCCGAAATTGCGCAAGCCCGCGGCCGCCATGTTGTCGGTGCTGCTGCGGCCGTCCTTCCTGGACCAAAAAGGCGGTGGCGGCGGGAAACCGCTTGCGCCGGAAACCACGGAACAACCGCCCGCCGAGATCGTTGAACCGACGGCCGTCGTCCCCACAAAGGCGCGCAAAGGAGGGTCGACGGAACCGCAGGCGGTTCGCGATCGCGACGAAGCACGGCCCAAGGACGTGCGGGTCTATTTCGGCACCAACCGGCAATTGGTCAACGAAACGCCGGACCCGCAGCCCCGCCTGTACGGCATGCCGTTCTTGCTATTGGCCGCGGCGACGGCGATTTACTGGCGCTTGCGCACGCGTAAACCGGAAGCGCCGCCGCGCAGCCGCTGGGCGACGTCGCTGATCGTGTTGGCGATGAGCGGCGTGGCTTTGGGGAGCGTCACCGCTTGGAACGACGCATTGCGCACTCACTTTTCCGAACACGTCGGCGCGGATTTCGGTCCCCTGCGGAACCAGGAAGGCAAGATCTACTACGGCTATTGCGACGTCTCGATTCCGCCGACGCACTCCGTCGGCGTGGTCGAGCAACCGCTCTTAGGTCCCGACGACGAGGACCGCCACGTCTTGTTGCGTCGTACCGAGCGACTGGAGGACGAGGCCTTCTTCCAGTCGGTACGTAAAGTGCTTGACGGGTTGCCACGAGATCGACGTGACTGCTTTGTGTTCGTCCACGGGTACAATTCCAGTTTCGATCAGGCGGCGCGGCGCACGGCGCAGATTCATTACGATCTCAAGTTCCCCGGCGCGCCGCTGTTCTACAGTTGGCCGTCGCGGGGCGCGCTCCGGCATTACTTTGGGGATCGCAATGAAATCCAATACAGCTATCGCTACGTGAAGCAGTTCCTGCTGGAGCTGTCGGAAAAACTCGACGCCGACCGCATCCACATCATCGCCCACAGCATGGGCACGGACGCCGTGGGGCGCGCGATCGCGGAGATGGGAGATCGCGGCCGCGTGTTCGACCAGATTGTGTTGGCGGCGCCGGATATCGACGCCGACGTGTTTCGCGAGCAAATCGCGCCCGCCATGGCGGCCCATTCGCAGCGCACGACTTTGTATTGCTCCAACACCGATTGGGCTCTCGTGGCTTCGAACACGTTCAACGACGCCTGGCGCGCAGGAGATTCCAGCGGCGGCATCCTGGTCGTCCCGGGCGCGGATACCGTCGACGCGTCGGGCATCGACACCACGCTCCTCGGCCATTCGTATTACGGCGACTGCCTGCCGCTGTTGAAGGATATGCGCATACTGTTCGAGAAGAACCTGCCGCCGGCGGAACGCGAACTGGAGCCGGTCAAGTTGAGCGGACCCTCCGCGTATTGGATCTTCAAGCATCTGTTCGGACCGAAGACGAACGACGCCCACACGAGCCCGTAG